Proteins co-encoded in one Brassica rapa cultivar Chiifu-401-42 chromosome A02, CAAS_Brap_v3.01, whole genome shotgun sequence genomic window:
- the LOC103854879 gene encoding uncharacterized protein LOC103854879 isoform X1: protein MASSSEEANLLGKRKPEDGLLTEPVLKKHKEKSEEKEIEEARFELLLSDIEAATSVYNFLTTKGFAVESNSISVEGLDETPAETEPIQEPKKTLFVSHLPAYTKISDIVCFFQNVGQVVRVRLVVDNRGVFMGDAFVEFASNDQANKALKEKKCDKFKNWRKIVLGVADKGEGAPFFPPKYCIDHKVWYLEDDEDYLQQEVEEDEDYLQQVEEEDEDYLQQVEEEDEDYLQQESLPIEEEDETPPNAEEDSVLFIANLSPQTTKISHIIKFFKYGVVSVRFIVNRQRKHLGYAFVEFVSPERANLALKKKNGEYLHDHEILLMKRLEVDTPHSAETVVSVRDKTLFVAHLSKQTKISDIINFFKDVGEVVHVRLMVGKGTGLMGSGYVEFASAAEAEKAMEKKNGKYLNRRKLYLSFVKEPSRFKYCIDYKVWFEDYVQRENLLLQENASMEGLDETPDFVEEVSSSKKTLFADISHKKIVRFNIPNIISYFEDFGEVASVRLIVDRRGISSGCCCVEFATCTESNKAMRINQHVKGIFVKMLEIAPYPFRPKYNLTDLAEKLWYEDELRREGFGLPTRPKPEKEPCVVRKTTFCGQRITFSDED from the exons ATGGCCAGTTCTAGCGAGGAAGCTAATTTATTGGGTAAGCGAAAGCCGGAAGATGGTTTGCTGACCGAACCGGTTCTGaagaaacataaagaaaaaTCTGAGGAGAAGGAGATCGAAGAAGCAAGGTTTGAGCTGCTGTTGTCTGATATTGAGGCTGCTACTTCGGTATATAATTTTCTG ACAACGAAAGGATTTGCTGTTGAGTCTAATTCAATCTCAGTCGAAGGACTTGATGAAACACCTGCC GAGACAGAACCTATTCAGGAACCAAAAAAGACGCTCTTTGTTTCTCATCTCCCTGCCTACACTAAAATATCAGATAT CGTCTGTTTCTTCCAAAACGTTGGACAAGTTGTTCGTGTTCGACTTGTCGTCGACAACCGGGGCGTTTTCATGGGCGATGcctttgttgagtttgcttctAACGACCAAGCAAACAAG GCACTGAAAGAAAAGAAGTGTGATAAGTTTAAGAACTGGCGCAAAATTGTTCTTGGTGTGGCTGATAAGGGAGAGGGAGCTCCATTCTTTCCACCCAA GTATTGCATAGATCACAAAGTTTG GTACCTCGAAGATGACGAAGACTACCTTCAACAAGAAGTAGAGGAAGATGAGGACTACCTTcaacaagtagaagaagaagatgaagattaCCTTcaacaagtagaagaagaagatgaagactaCCTTCAACAAGAAAGCCTTcccattgaagaagaagatgagacaCCTCCCAATGCTGAG GAAGATTCCGTACTCTTCATTGCCAATCTGTCTCCACAAACAACTAAAATATCACATAT CATCAAGTTCTTCAAATATGGTGTTGTTAGTGTGCGATTTATTGTAAACCGCCAGCGTAAGCATTTGGGTTATGCCTTTGTTGAGTTTGTTTCTCCTGAACGAGCTAATTTG GCGCTGAAAAAGAAGAATGGTGAATACTTGCACGATCATGAGATTTTGTTGATGAAAAGACTTGAGGTGGACACTCCCCATTCTGCTGAG ACAGTTGTCAGTGTAAGAGATAAGACGCTCTTTGTTGCCCATCTCTCTAAGCAAACTAAAATATCAGATAT CATCAATTTCTTTAAAGATGTTGGAGAAGTTGTTCATGTTCGTCTTATGGTAGGCAAAGGTACCGGTCTGATGGGGTCTGGCTATGTTGAGTTTGCTTCTGCTGCCGAAGCTGAGAAG gcgatggagaagaagaacgGCAAATATTTAAACAGACGCAAGCTTTATTTATCTTTCGTTAAGGAGCCTTCACGATTCAA GTATTGCATAGATTACAAGGTTTG GTTCGAAGACTATGTTCAGCGAGAAAACCTTCTGCTACAAGAAAATGCATCAATGGAAGGACTTGATGAAACTCCAGACTTTGTTGAG GAAGTTTCATCGAGTAAGAAGACTCTCTTTGCCGATATCTCCCATAAAAAAATCGTGCGTTTTAACATACCAAATAT CATCAGTTACTTCGAAGATTTTGGAGAAGTTGCTAGTGTTAGACTTATTGTAGACCGCCGGGGCATATCTTCGGGCTGTTGCTGTGTTGAGTTTGCTACTTGTACCGAATCAAATAAG GCTATGCGAATTAACCAGCATGTTAAGGGGATTTTTGTCAAGATGCTTGAGATAGCTCCATACCCTTTCCGACCCAA GTACAACCTTACCGACCTTGCAGAGAAGCTTTG GTACGAAGACGAGCTTAGACGAGAAGGCTTTGGTTTGCCGACCAGACCAAAGCCGGAGAAAGAGCCCTGCGTCGTTCGAAAGACTACCTTCTGCGGTCAGAGGATTACCTTCTCTGACGAAGACTAA
- the LOC103854879 gene encoding uncharacterized protein LOC103854879 isoform X3 → MASSSEEANLLGKRKPEDGLLTEPVLKKHKEKSEEKEIEEARFELLLSDIEAATSTTKGFAVESNSISVEGLDETPAETEPIQEPKKTLFVSHLPAYTKISDIVCFFQNVGQVVRVRLVVDNRGVFMGDAFVEFASNDQANKALKEKKCDKFKNWRKIVLGVADKGEGAPFFPPKYCIDHKVWYLEDDEDYLQQEVEEDEDYLQQVEEEDEDYLQQVEEEDEDYLQQESLPIEEEDETPPNAEEDSVLFIANLSPQTTKISHIIKFFKYGVVSVRFIVNRQRKHLGYAFVEFVSPERANLALKKKNGEYLHDHEILLMKRLEVDTPHSAETVVSVRDKTLFVAHLSKQTKISDIINFFKDVGEVVHVRLMVGKGTGLMGSGYVEFASAAEAEKAMEKKNGKYLNRRKLYLSFVKEPSRFKYCIDYKVWFEDYVQRENLLLQENASMEGLDETPDFVEEVSSSKKTLFADISHKKIVRFNIPNIISYFEDFGEVASVRLIVDRRGISSGCCCVEFATCTESNKAMRINQHVKGIFVKMLEIAPYPFRPKYNLTDLAEKLWYEDELRREGFGLPTRPKPEKEPCVVRKTTFCGQRITFSDED, encoded by the exons ATGGCCAGTTCTAGCGAGGAAGCTAATTTATTGGGTAAGCGAAAGCCGGAAGATGGTTTGCTGACCGAACCGGTTCTGaagaaacataaagaaaaaTCTGAGGAGAAGGAGATCGAAGAAGCAAGGTTTGAGCTGCTGTTGTCTGATATTGAGGCTGCTACTTCG ACAACGAAAGGATTTGCTGTTGAGTCTAATTCAATCTCAGTCGAAGGACTTGATGAAACACCTGCC GAGACAGAACCTATTCAGGAACCAAAAAAGACGCTCTTTGTTTCTCATCTCCCTGCCTACACTAAAATATCAGATAT CGTCTGTTTCTTCCAAAACGTTGGACAAGTTGTTCGTGTTCGACTTGTCGTCGACAACCGGGGCGTTTTCATGGGCGATGcctttgttgagtttgcttctAACGACCAAGCAAACAAG GCACTGAAAGAAAAGAAGTGTGATAAGTTTAAGAACTGGCGCAAAATTGTTCTTGGTGTGGCTGATAAGGGAGAGGGAGCTCCATTCTTTCCACCCAA GTATTGCATAGATCACAAAGTTTG GTACCTCGAAGATGACGAAGACTACCTTCAACAAGAAGTAGAGGAAGATGAGGACTACCTTcaacaagtagaagaagaagatgaagattaCCTTcaacaagtagaagaagaagatgaagactaCCTTCAACAAGAAAGCCTTcccattgaagaagaagatgagacaCCTCCCAATGCTGAG GAAGATTCCGTACTCTTCATTGCCAATCTGTCTCCACAAACAACTAAAATATCACATAT CATCAAGTTCTTCAAATATGGTGTTGTTAGTGTGCGATTTATTGTAAACCGCCAGCGTAAGCATTTGGGTTATGCCTTTGTTGAGTTTGTTTCTCCTGAACGAGCTAATTTG GCGCTGAAAAAGAAGAATGGTGAATACTTGCACGATCATGAGATTTTGTTGATGAAAAGACTTGAGGTGGACACTCCCCATTCTGCTGAG ACAGTTGTCAGTGTAAGAGATAAGACGCTCTTTGTTGCCCATCTCTCTAAGCAAACTAAAATATCAGATAT CATCAATTTCTTTAAAGATGTTGGAGAAGTTGTTCATGTTCGTCTTATGGTAGGCAAAGGTACCGGTCTGATGGGGTCTGGCTATGTTGAGTTTGCTTCTGCTGCCGAAGCTGAGAAG gcgatggagaagaagaacgGCAAATATTTAAACAGACGCAAGCTTTATTTATCTTTCGTTAAGGAGCCTTCACGATTCAA GTATTGCATAGATTACAAGGTTTG GTTCGAAGACTATGTTCAGCGAGAAAACCTTCTGCTACAAGAAAATGCATCAATGGAAGGACTTGATGAAACTCCAGACTTTGTTGAG GAAGTTTCATCGAGTAAGAAGACTCTCTTTGCCGATATCTCCCATAAAAAAATCGTGCGTTTTAACATACCAAATAT CATCAGTTACTTCGAAGATTTTGGAGAAGTTGCTAGTGTTAGACTTATTGTAGACCGCCGGGGCATATCTTCGGGCTGTTGCTGTGTTGAGTTTGCTACTTGTACCGAATCAAATAAG GCTATGCGAATTAACCAGCATGTTAAGGGGATTTTTGTCAAGATGCTTGAGATAGCTCCATACCCTTTCCGACCCAA GTACAACCTTACCGACCTTGCAGAGAAGCTTTG GTACGAAGACGAGCTTAGACGAGAAGGCTTTGGTTTGCCGACCAGACCAAAGCCGGAGAAAGAGCCCTGCGTCGTTCGAAAGACTACCTTCTGCGGTCAGAGGATTACCTTCTCTGACGAAGACTAA
- the LOC103854879 gene encoding uncharacterized protein LOC103854879 isoform X2, with the protein MASSSEEANLLGKRKPEDGLLTEPVLKKHKEKSEEKEIEEARFELLLSDIEAATSETTKGFAVESNSISVEGLDETPAETEPIQEPKKTLFVSHLPAYTKISDIVCFFQNVGQVVRVRLVVDNRGVFMGDAFVEFASNDQANKALKEKKCDKFKNWRKIVLGVADKGEGAPFFPPKYCIDHKVWYLEDDEDYLQQEVEEDEDYLQQVEEEDEDYLQQVEEEDEDYLQQESLPIEEEDETPPNAEEDSVLFIANLSPQTTKISHIIKFFKYGVVSVRFIVNRQRKHLGYAFVEFVSPERANLALKKKNGEYLHDHEILLMKRLEVDTPHSAETVVSVRDKTLFVAHLSKQTKISDIINFFKDVGEVVHVRLMVGKGTGLMGSGYVEFASAAEAEKAMEKKNGKYLNRRKLYLSFVKEPSRFKYCIDYKVWFEDYVQRENLLLQENASMEGLDETPDFVEEVSSSKKTLFADISHKKIVRFNIPNIISYFEDFGEVASVRLIVDRRGISSGCCCVEFATCTESNKAMRINQHVKGIFVKMLEIAPYPFRPKYNLTDLAEKLWYEDELRREGFGLPTRPKPEKEPCVVRKTTFCGQRITFSDED; encoded by the exons ATGGCCAGTTCTAGCGAGGAAGCTAATTTATTGGGTAAGCGAAAGCCGGAAGATGGTTTGCTGACCGAACCGGTTCTGaagaaacataaagaaaaaTCTGAGGAGAAGGAGATCGAAGAAGCAAGGTTTGAGCTGCTGTTGTCTGATATTGAGGCTGCTACTTCG GAGACAACGAAAGGATTTGCTGTTGAGTCTAATTCAATCTCAGTCGAAGGACTTGATGAAACACCTGCC GAGACAGAACCTATTCAGGAACCAAAAAAGACGCTCTTTGTTTCTCATCTCCCTGCCTACACTAAAATATCAGATAT CGTCTGTTTCTTCCAAAACGTTGGACAAGTTGTTCGTGTTCGACTTGTCGTCGACAACCGGGGCGTTTTCATGGGCGATGcctttgttgagtttgcttctAACGACCAAGCAAACAAG GCACTGAAAGAAAAGAAGTGTGATAAGTTTAAGAACTGGCGCAAAATTGTTCTTGGTGTGGCTGATAAGGGAGAGGGAGCTCCATTCTTTCCACCCAA GTATTGCATAGATCACAAAGTTTG GTACCTCGAAGATGACGAAGACTACCTTCAACAAGAAGTAGAGGAAGATGAGGACTACCTTcaacaagtagaagaagaagatgaagattaCCTTcaacaagtagaagaagaagatgaagactaCCTTCAACAAGAAAGCCTTcccattgaagaagaagatgagacaCCTCCCAATGCTGAG GAAGATTCCGTACTCTTCATTGCCAATCTGTCTCCACAAACAACTAAAATATCACATAT CATCAAGTTCTTCAAATATGGTGTTGTTAGTGTGCGATTTATTGTAAACCGCCAGCGTAAGCATTTGGGTTATGCCTTTGTTGAGTTTGTTTCTCCTGAACGAGCTAATTTG GCGCTGAAAAAGAAGAATGGTGAATACTTGCACGATCATGAGATTTTGTTGATGAAAAGACTTGAGGTGGACACTCCCCATTCTGCTGAG ACAGTTGTCAGTGTAAGAGATAAGACGCTCTTTGTTGCCCATCTCTCTAAGCAAACTAAAATATCAGATAT CATCAATTTCTTTAAAGATGTTGGAGAAGTTGTTCATGTTCGTCTTATGGTAGGCAAAGGTACCGGTCTGATGGGGTCTGGCTATGTTGAGTTTGCTTCTGCTGCCGAAGCTGAGAAG gcgatggagaagaagaacgGCAAATATTTAAACAGACGCAAGCTTTATTTATCTTTCGTTAAGGAGCCTTCACGATTCAA GTATTGCATAGATTACAAGGTTTG GTTCGAAGACTATGTTCAGCGAGAAAACCTTCTGCTACAAGAAAATGCATCAATGGAAGGACTTGATGAAACTCCAGACTTTGTTGAG GAAGTTTCATCGAGTAAGAAGACTCTCTTTGCCGATATCTCCCATAAAAAAATCGTGCGTTTTAACATACCAAATAT CATCAGTTACTTCGAAGATTTTGGAGAAGTTGCTAGTGTTAGACTTATTGTAGACCGCCGGGGCATATCTTCGGGCTGTTGCTGTGTTGAGTTTGCTACTTGTACCGAATCAAATAAG GCTATGCGAATTAACCAGCATGTTAAGGGGATTTTTGTCAAGATGCTTGAGATAGCTCCATACCCTTTCCGACCCAA GTACAACCTTACCGACCTTGCAGAGAAGCTTTG GTACGAAGACGAGCTTAGACGAGAAGGCTTTGGTTTGCCGACCAGACCAAAGCCGGAGAAAGAGCCCTGCGTCGTTCGAAAGACTACCTTCTGCGGTCAGAGGATTACCTTCTCTGACGAAGACTAA
- the LOC103854881 gene encoding LOW QUALITY PROTEIN: pectin acetylesterase 9-like (The sequence of the model RefSeq protein was modified relative to this genomic sequence to represent the inferred CDS: deleted 1 base in 1 codon; substituted 1 base at 1 genomic stop codon): MKTPRLLDLMAAMVLLVSVASSLPPLVSGDPGRRVSMTLVRGAAALGAFCLDGSLPAYHLDIGFGAGSNNWLLQFEGGGWCNDIASCVDRSKTRRGSTRFMSKTAVFTGILSNNASLNPDFYNWNKVRLGNXRYCDGASFAGDAQFRNGTSMLYFRGQRIWKAIILDLLPKGLAKARKALLTGCSAGGLSTFLHCDNFKNYLPRTANVKCMSDAGFFLDAIDVAANRTMRSFYTKLVSLQGIQKNLDPNCTRAFYPEPSLCFFPQYALRFIRTPMFILNSAYDVFQFHHGLVPPSADLTGRWKRCKLNVTACNPHQLDALQGFRTDMLGALMNFFRNSTRGGMFINSCFDHCQSALQETWLSPTSPRIHNKTIARTVGDWYFGRRNGAKEIGCPYPCDKTCHNLIPTSTTADSLVNLDI, from the exons ATGAAGACGCCGCGGCTTCTCGATCTAATGGCGGCGATGGTTCTTCTCGTCTCTGTTGCCTCATCTCTGCCGCCGCTTGTTTCAGGCGACCCAGGGCGGCGAGTCAGCATGACACTGGTTCGAGGGGCCGCTGCTCTTGGTGCTT tttgcTTGGACGGTAGCTTACCGGCTTATCACTTGGATATAGGCTTCGGTGCTGGATCAAACAATTGGCTTTTGCAGTTTGAG GGAGGAGGTTGGTGCAATGATATAGCATCATGCGTGGATAGATCAAAGACCCGTCGAGGTTCAACACGTTTTATGAGCAAAACCGCCGTCTTCACTGGAATCTTGAGCAATAACGCCTCTTTAAATCCAG ATTTTTACAACTGGAACAAAGTCAGGCTA GGTAACTGAAGGTATTGCGATGGAGCTTCGTTTGCGGGAGACGCACAGTTTCGCAACGGG ACGTCAATGCTTTATTTCAGAGGACAACGTATATGGAAGGCCATCATTCTTGACCTTCTACCCAAAGGTTTAGCAAAAGCCCGcaag GCTCTTCTGACCGGTTGTTCAGCTGGTGGTTTGTCGACATTTTTGCATTGCGACAACTTCAAGAACTATCTTCCAAGAACCGCCAACGTTAAGTGCATGAGCGACGCTGGATTCTTTCTTGACGC AATCGATGTAGCAGCAAACCGGACAATGAGATCTTTCTACACTAAGCTTGTGTCTTTACAG GGTATACAAAAGAACCTTGATCCAAACTGCACACGAGCGTTCTATCCCGAACCATCTCTG TGCTTTTTCCCGCAATATGCGTTGAGATTCATTAGAACACCAATGTTCATCTTAAACTCAGCCTACGATGTCTTCCAG TTCCATCATGGGCTTGTACCACCTTCTGCTGACTTAACTGGGCGTTGGAAGCGCTGCAAGCTTAATGTGACGGCATGTAATCCACACCAGCTCGATGCACTCCAAG gGTTTAGGACAGATATGTTGGGAGCATTAATGAATTTCTTCAGAAATTCTACTAGAGGAGGGATGTTTATAAACTCATGCTTCGATCATTGTCAGAGTGCTTTACAGGAAACTTGGCTATCTCCCACTTCACCAAGGATCCATAATAAG ACAATTGCTAGGACGGTCGGAGATTGGTATTTCGGGAGACGAAATGGAGCAAAAGAAATAGGTTGTCCATATCCATGTGATAAAACATGTCATAATCTGATTCCAACTTCTACTACAGCAGATTCTTTGGTAAATTTGGACATTTAA
- the LOC103854883 gene encoding uncharacterized protein LOC103854883 codes for MRVDMLLIDVNSTMVQASINAPRLLKFQGRLAAGRTFALSDFDVVPCTHTRMLTDSPLLIRFNGTTGFDEITEPSFPLPIEGFSFQNETDLLRIANTNTRLPDILAEITAVKSTVHDPPKGKNHVMATIKIDNGNSATLNLFDNQAIDFHRRLESMRVDPMVIVATNINPRTVGAHLSLNATSGTHIYFDQETTAGQTSFNRLVTRSTGLPPAAPLLGEVAKVEPVTIAELNSFAIIAVSEDIQFMCTGKVIRVDSDKGWCYVACSKCGRKLQRIEYTFKCVRCNNSHAVGVLRYRVELAIADDTADGIFVCFDGVMTKLHGLEARVAGQVLDGEAGYPEDSHMPPFVTSMEGKTYTFHVKLTTYDFTSTHQCFTVTRILAEHERLPPHKFDTYQEEVATDGAKVEGIQPILANVDSGSTGGETSLIAVNNPVGRVPNKVDDASNHILKKAPKP; via the exons ATGAGAGTTGACATGCTACTGATAGACGTAAAT TCTACCATGGTGCAAGCAAGCATCAATGCTCCGCGCCTTCTAAAATTCCAGGGAAGGCTCGCCGCCGGAAGGACGTTTGCCCTGTCCGATTTTGACGTGGTCCCATGTACTCATACCCGCATGCTTACCGACTCACCCCTGCTGATTCGGTTCAATGGTACTACCGGTTTTGATGAGATAACCGAACCATCCTTTCCCCTTCCTATAGAAGGTTTCAGCTTCCAAAATGAAACAGACTTGCTTAGAATAGCAAACACCAACACTCGGCTACCAG ATATTTTAGCTGAGATTACTGCTGTCAAGAGCACTGTGCATGATCCTCCAAAAGGAAAAAATCATGTTATGGCAACAATCAAAATTGATAA TGGTAACTCTGCCACATTGAATCTGTTCGACAATCAAGCAATCGATTTCCACAGAAGACTTGAATCCATGCGTGTTGATCCAATGGTGATTGTTGCCACAAACATTAACCCACGAACAGTTGGAg CCCATTTGTCTCTCAACGCCACGTCCGGAACACACATCTACTTTGACCAGGAAACCACAGCTGGTCAAACGTCTTTCAATCG GTTGGTCACAAGATCCACTGGTCTCCCACCTGCAGCTCCACTTCTGGGAGAGGTTGCAAAAGTCGAGCCCGTAACCATAGCTGAACTCAACAGCTTTGCTATCATCGCCGTGTCTGAG GATATTCAGTTCATGTGTACCGGTAAAGTTATTCGTGTAGACTCTGATAAGGGCTGGTGCTACGTTGCTTGCTCTAAATGTGGAAGAAAGCTCCAGCGCATTGAATACACCTTCAAATGTGTGCGATGCAACAACTCTCATGCTGTTGGTGTTCTCCG CTACCGAGTCGAGCTTGCAATAGCTGATGACACTGCCGACGGTATCTTTGTCTGTTTTGATGGGGTAATGACCAAGTTGCATGGTCTCGAAGCACGTGTAGCTGGACAAGTGTTG GATGGCGAGGCGGGGTATCCCGAGGACTCGCATATGCCCCCGTTTGTTACAAGCATGGAGGGGAAAACATACACTTTCCATGTCAAGTTGACAACTTATGATTTCACATCAACCCATCAATGCTTCACTGTCACCCGTATTCTCGCGGAACATGAACGCCTGCCACCACACAAATTTGACACT TATCAAGAAGAAGTTGCTACTGATGGTGCCAAGGTCGAAGGTATTCAGCCAATTCTTGCAAATGTCGACTCCGGAAGTACTGGCGGTGAGACATCCTTGATTGCTGTTAATAATCCAGTAGGGCGTGTACCAAATAAGGTGGACGACGCATCTAACCACATCCTCAAGAAAGCTCCAAAGCCTTAG
- the LOC103855080 gene encoding uncharacterized protein LOC103855080 — protein MVSDISEHNYDSDESIGSSEENSYNIPPTIFFKNQNLSYFVAEPLRMLYNFNDLKNECLVAGNPRAHYIEGLLQYFQCRKSIKGLDHLRQSADGNYDNGTYIYGILMLCRGNFADGQYYLDMLSWKTNQDRTTRCLTMLKQSLKAIRVSVKAKYVANTDTMEPLADCNTHAMDSACEDCYYFKKMKEFVDYIRNKKQ, from the coding sequence ATGGTATCTGACATTTCAGAACACAATTATGACTCGGACGAGAGCATTGGTAGTTCTGAAGAAAACTCCTATAACATACCCCCAACCATCTTTTTCAAGAATCAAAACCTCAGTTACTTTGTAGCAGAACCACTCCGTATGCTATACAACTTCAATGATTTGAAGAATGAATGTTTGGTTGCTGGTAATCCAAGGGCTCACTACATAGAGGGGTTGCTTCAATATTTTCAGTGCCGTAAATCTATCAAAGGACTTGACCATCTCCGTCAATCCGCAGATGGAAACTATGATAACGGTACCTATATTTATGGTATTTTAATGTTGTGCAGGGGCAACTTCGCTGATGGACAATATTACCTCGATATGTTATCTTGGAAAACTAATCAAGACAGAACTACCCGATGCTTGACAATGCTTAAGCAATCCCTTAAAGCAATCAGGGTCAGTGTGAAGGCAAAATATGTAGCAAATACAGACACAATGGAACCCTTAGCAGATTGCAACACTCATGCGATGGATAGCGCATGCGAGGATTGTTATTACTTTAAGAAGATGAAAGAATTTGTTGACTACATTCGCAACAAAAAACAGTAG
- the LOC103854884 gene encoding uncharacterized protein LOC103854884: MCVDMLLLDSQATMMPATVNVNRRAAHQTNLEAGSVYSLTGFEVTSCNQDYRLSDSSLLIRFSDSTTFEKITEPTVPIPIESFRFRNYSEMLGLANSNNQLPDLIGEITAVKSTVTDPPLDKNRVNATIKMDNDTSVTMTLFDAQAVKIHNQLEQMSVDPRVFVATSVNPRMVGGRLFFNATAGTHIHFDKETVAGESLFSSRLSEQGTGRAQVARLLRSFAKVETLSISELNDFVLNASSQDIDFICTGKVTGIKLDKGWCYISCARCFRKLHRSGSSLTCLSCNNTDAVGILRYRVEMSVADETGEGLFVAFEGVVAKLHNMRAHEAANLLPGDGVNPEESDVPQFVLDMEGNTYMFQVKVGPYNFTANNHSFTITRILGEGDPEPQPAFVDDGGADDNGDDNNDV; encoded by the exons ATGTGCGTCGACATGCTCTTGCTTGACTCTCAG GCGACCATGATGCCGGCTACTGTGAACGTTAACCGTCGCGCAGCGCACCAGACTAATCTTGAAGCGGGTTCGGTCTACTCCCTGACCGGTTTTGAAGTAACAAGTTGTAACCAGGATTACCGCCTCTCGGACTCTTCTCTACTAATCCGGTTTAGCGACTCCACCACTTTCGAGAAGATCACTGAACCGACTGTTCCGATACCTATTGAATCATTCCGGTTTCGTAACTACAGTGAGATGCTTGGCCTTGCTAACTCCAACAACCAGCTTCCAG ATCTCATTGGGGAGATAACTGCTGTCAAGAGTACGGTCACTGACCCTCCTCTGGACAAGAACCGTGTTAATGCGACAATCAAGATGGACAA TGACACATCTGTGACTATGACCCTCTTTGACGCTCAAGCTGTGAAGATCCATAACCAGCTCGAGCAGATGAGTGTAGATCCAAGGGTTTTCGTTGCAACCAGTGTGAATCCGAGAATGGTGGGAG GACGTCTGTTTTTTAACGCCACAGCCGGCACACACATCCATTTCGACAAAGAAACAGTTGCAGGGGAAAGTTTGTTTTCCAG CAGATTGTCTGAACAAGGCACTGGACGTGCGCAAGTAGCACGGCTGCTAAGGAGTTTTGCTAAAGTGGAGACGCTGAGCATATCTGAGCTGAACGATTTTGTCCTCAATGCTTCGTCTCAG GACATTGATTTCATTTGTACCGGAAAAGTTACTGGAATCAAGTTGGACAAGGGGTGGTGCTATATCTCCTGTGCAAGATGTTTCAGGAAACTCCACCGGTCAGGCTCATCGCTCACGTGTCTCTCCTGTAACAACACCGATGCAGTTGGTATCCTTCG GTACCGTGTGGAGATGTCAGTTGCAGACGAGACTGGTGAGGGTTTGTTTGTTGCGTTTGAAGGAGTTGTGGCGAAACTCCATAACATGAGGGCCCATGAAGCTGCCAACCTCTTG CCTGGTGATGGTGTCAACCCCGAAGAATCTGATGTCCCTCAGTTTGTTCTAGACATGGAGGGGAATACATACATGTTTCAGGTTAAGGTGGGTCCATACAATTTCACGGCAAATAATCACAGTTTCACCATCACACGCATTCTCGGTGAGGGTGACCCTGAGCCACAACCTGCGTTCGTTGATGAT GGTGGTGCTGATGACAATGGCGACGACAACAACGATGTGTAG